In the Mesoplodon densirostris isolate mMesDen1 chromosome 6, mMesDen1 primary haplotype, whole genome shotgun sequence genome, AGAAAGGGGAGAAGTGGGAGGGTGGAGCATAGTGCCAGGATGAGAGAGGCCAAGGGGTCCGGAACCAAGGAGGTGACCAAGAGGAAAGTGCTGAGGCTCCTGATGGGTGGCATGTGGTACCTGATGGATGGCATAGAAAGCTAAAAGCGGGTTTGTTGCTCAATCATCTTGAAAATATTTCCAGATTTTTATTTGCTTCCGCAGTTATTTCTTGACGAAACTAGTGATCAGCAGATCTATTACAAATTGATCCCTAAGTACATTCCAGAGCCATTAATTTAAACTGTCAATTTgaaaattatagttttaatttttatttttttctaataagcaGTAGaatgacttttttgtttgtttgatttttaaaccaGAACATTTATTGCATGACTAATCATTAAGATGAACTGGATGCTGCAACAGCTGCCCTCTTGGGTTTAGGTGTGGTTCCTTCACAGAATCCATGCCTGAATGTGCGGCATACAATTTTTAGGTGCCTCATTCGACCATTCCCAGTGGTATTTCGTCTTTTAGCTTTAGCACTCCAATtatgctctctctttctcttggcAGGGTAGCCACATTTGCCACAGGTCGACTTCTGAAGGTGGTAGGCCTTAGAGCCACAACGGCGGCACAATGCGTGCGTCTTATTCCGACGCTTTCCAAATGATGACGTTCCCTTCATCATCTCGCTTCTGCTGCTGAGACCAAAGAtagaatgactttttaaaacagaaattttatcTGGAATCCAACATAGAACACAAGAGGACATAGTGTAAACCTTCAACAATTAGTGGAGAATACTTCACTGTAGAACTCCTGGAGATCTCAGAGCAATCCTAGAACTCTGCCGAGCTCAGATAGAAAACCACAGGCCTAGAGGTCAAGGTCAGTTCTCACACATCCTTGAAGGCTTGAATTTAAGAAACAAGTGCCTGAAAGTACGATGTTGCCTTCCTTCTTGCAAATGCATCAAAACatgagggatttttttaaaagcatttatccCATTGCTGAATGGGAATCAAGTCAGTTCTGGGTTATTTCTTCAGAAAGAAATGGTAAATTTGAgttctgtgtttccatttttggtCTTTTCACATCACTCCATACCCTTACCACAAAGTGCAGTATGCACTCCTTGTACAGTAATGCGTGAGACATGAGAATGGATCACCATGCAGACCATGAACTTCATTGTCCATTGTGTTGTGAGCACACCTGATAGGGTGggaaaattcatttatttgcaCAATGACTTACTTTGTGAAGGATGCTCACAGAAGGGATCAGAGAGGTGAGCCAACAGAAGGAGGGGACCCACCCAACTAGTTAGAGAACTCCAAGAAGTCTCTTAGAGTGTTGAGGCAGCAGCCGTACTTGGAACCTATGGGCTGCATTCATCAGCTTGCCCAGAGACTGGAAGgcaagagaaaagaggaaggtcACATAGTTTATTCTGAAGGAGCCATACAGAATCCTGTTTCTCCTGTTCTACTGCTAAAGGCTTTCATGGATATGGAGAAAACCTAGTGATATTATTTCCAGGCTATGAAATAAGTAGACACTGAACGAAgatctttctttctgacttttaAGGTTAAGTAGAGAGAGTATAGGTTTTGGACTCAGGATCCATGTTTTCCAGGTTTCAATTCCAGTATAGAGCCTTctttgctatgtgaccttgagtttGTAACATGGttttcctgtgcctcagtttcctcctatgTACATGAAAATGAGGGTTCCTTTAGccttaaaaaatgtgaaatgaatGAGACATAGTTTCTATCATCAAAGACCTCCCAATTTGTCAGTGAAATACATTTCACAAGAAGTACtctttctctccagttgtggaatAGGAGACTTCAAACAGGTGATGAGACTTAACTTGAATTTGGGGGCAATGAATGCCAGTGTGCTAAATAAATCAAGGGAAGGAACATTTgggggcagaaggaacagcaactTTAAAGCACAGAGATGGAAAAAATTCACAATATACTCTAGGATCTGTAGCAGTTGGAAAAAGTTGAAGCATGGGTAATGTGATAaataggagaagaagaaggagaagaaggaaaagaaggagaaggaggaggaggaggaggaggaggagaagaagaagaagaagaagaagaagaagaagaaagaagaagaagaagaggaagaggaagaggaaggggaagaggaagaggaagaagaagaggaagaagaagaaaagaaagaagaagaagaggaagaggaaggggaagaggaagaggaagaggaagaagaagaggaagaagaagaaaagaaagaagaagaagaagaggaagaggaagaagaagaggaagaggaagaaaaagaggaagaggaagaggaagaagaagaagaagaagaagaagaaaccagaTCACAGAGGACATAATAGCGTTATTAAGGGTCTTAGACTTTATCTTGACAGCATCTGGAGATCAATGAAAGATTTTCAACAGAGGAATGACACGTGCCCTTAGGTTTGTTAGACCACTTTGGTCACAATCTAGGACAAGAGCTGGCAAATTATGGCTCATAAGCCAAATCCATGCAACTCCTGTTTTTCTCaatgaaattttattggaacagagTCTTACCCATTCATTTATGCATTGTCTGCCGCCACTTTTACATACAATGGCAGAATTCCTTAGTTGTGATAGAGATCCTATGGCcacaaagcctaagatatttactatctggtcctttacagaaaaagtttgtcaaccGTGATGCAGTGGAGGGCAAAGGCTGGTGAGAAGGAGTTTTGTTAGGAAGCCCTGCCAAGACTATAAAAGACATGGGCTGAGCCTGAACTAGGCAGGAGCAGTGGAGCTGGAGAGAAGGGGAAGGTATCAAAGGAGGTGAAATCAACAAGACTTGGTGACTAATTAGATGTGGAGGTGGAATGGTAAGAGGATTCCAAAACAACTCCCAGTTTCTAGCTTGGGCAACTGGATGGGTGGTGGTGCCAGTTGCTAAGATTGGGTTGTCAGGAGGTAGACCACTTTTGGGGATAAAAAAGATGGTTCCAATTTAGACACGTAGCATCCCAGCAGAGGTGGTAGCTAGAAATGTGGGTCTGGAGCTCAAAAGAGTGATATGCTCCAGACATACAGATTTGGGGTTTGTCAGTATATGGATGCACAGATTACCCAGGTATGTAGAGTGGGAAGAGA is a window encoding:
- the LOC132492433 gene encoding large ribosomal subunit protein eL37-like, which gives rise to MMKGTSSFGKRRNKTHALCRRCGSKAYHLQKSTCGKCGYPAKRKREHNWSAKAKRRNTTGNGRMRHLKIVCRTFRHGFCEGTTPKPKRAAVAASSSS